A window of the Lolium perenne isolate Kyuss_39 chromosome 7, Kyuss_2.0, whole genome shotgun sequence genome harbors these coding sequences:
- the LOC127316178 gene encoding uncharacterized protein, with product MKVIGLTTEMLQESDTGFNGIIPTRPAYPLGKISLDVVFGTPSNFMKERLEFNVVDWELQYHTILDRPTFAKFMVVPHYTYLKLKMPGNNGMPITVHGSFSRSDNCDKDFQKIASKFRVKEELNALDVLTDHTQSPADNRNTRFNEFDATKEAKKHQVHPSDPKKMINALADLSVK from the coding sequence ATGAAGGTGATTGGCTTAACCACCGAAATGTTGCAAGAATCTGACACTGGTTTCAATGGTATCATCCCGACCCGACCCGCATATCCCCTCGGCAAGATTTCGTTGGACGTTGTCTTCGGTACACCCAGCAACTTCATGAAGGAAAGACTCGAGTTCAACGTAGTAGATTGGGAATTACAGTACCACACCATCCTCGATCGACCAACATTTGCCAAGTTTATGGTAGTTCCTCATTACACGTATTTAAAGcttaagatgccaggcaacaatggcATGCCAATAACTGTTCACGGAAGTTTTTCTCGTTCCGATaactgtgataaggattttcagaagatcgcctccaaaTTTAGAGTCAAGGAAGAGCTCAATGCACTGGACGTACTTACTGATCATACACAGTCACCTGCCGATAATCGGAACACAAGGTTCAACGAGTTTGATGCCACCAAAGAAGCAAAGAAACATCAAGTGCATCCCTCTGACCCGAAGAAGATGATCAACGCATTGGCAGATCTTTCTGTCAAATAG